A window from Zingiber officinale cultivar Zhangliang chromosome 7A, Zo_v1.1, whole genome shotgun sequence encodes these proteins:
- the LOC122000725 gene encoding 2,3-dimethylmalate lyase-like isoform X1 — translation MSSLMGLPSLLLPSQPPPPTLLCSSIQSRHSSPWLLSPWLSSRAPTPQQALPFASPPRRGPSVRSRTTRAAVVVRASAGDSAARELRRILETPGIHQGPACFDALSARLVHRAGFQFCFMSGFSVSAARLGLPDVGLISYGEMVDQGRQITEAVSIPVIGDGDNGYGNAMNVKRTVKGFIQAGFAGIIIEDQVSPKACGHTRGRKVVSREEAVMRIKAAIDARRESGSDIVIVARTDSRQAVSLEESLRRSRAFADIGADVLFIDALASREEMKALCDISPLLPKMANMLEGGGKTPILNPIELEQLGFKIVSYPLSLIGVSIRAMEDALAAIKSGRVPPPGSLPSFDEIKDTLGFNNYYEEEKRYSINPVHPSYQSGTEYSPRTTTAYSTELTAQVTPEQSQRTDNLNEPVVEVVTPYVYDNYSSDDSRNRQSRILSRTLRLKITGRDGLEKLDVRIPAGFLEGLTRVIPGLGGVDIMQKLEDASVDDGADSGKILLDLNDAMGERIQVLVE, via the exons ATGAGCTCGCTTATGGGTCTCCCGTCCCTTCTCCTCCCTTCCCAGCCGCCTCCACCCACCCTGCTTTGTTCTTCGATCCAGTCTCGCCATTCCTCTCCCTGGCTCCTTTCTCCATGGCTGAGCTCGAGGGCTCCAACTCCACAGCAGGCATTGCCCTTTGCGTCGCCTCCACGCCGAGGGCCCTCCGTTCGCAGCCGCACGACGCGCGCCGCGGTGGTCGTCCGCGCCTCCGCCGGAGATTCCGCGGCGAGGGAGCTCCGGAGGATCCTTGAGACTCCCGGAATCCACCAGGGCCCAGCTTGCTTCGATGCCCTCAGCGCCAGGCTTGTGCATCGGGCAGGGTTCCAATTCTGTTTTATGAGCG GTTTTTCAGTTTCAGCTGCTCGTTTGGGATTGCCTGATGTTGGTCTTATATCTTATGGGGAAATGGTTGATCAAGGACGTCAAATCACTGAAGCTGTATCTATTCCTGTGATTGGCGATGGAGACAATGGTTATGGCAATGCTATGAATGTTAAAAGAACGGTGAAAGGATTTATTCAAGCTGGCTTTGCAGGAATAATTATTGAAGACCAG GTATCACCAAAAGCCTGTGGCCATACTCGTGGAAGGAAAGTAGTCTCTAGAGAGGAAGCAGTTATGCGCATAAAAGCAGCTATTGATGCACGAAGAGAGAGCGGATCTGATATTGTTATAGTAGCACGGACTGATTCTCGCCAAGCTGTATCTTTAGAGGAATCACTAAGGAGATCAAGAGCCTTTGCTGATATTGGAGCTGATGTATTGTTTATTGATGCACTGGCTTCTAGGGAGGAGATGAAGGCTTTGTGTGACATATCTCCTTTACTTCCAAAAATG GCCAACATGCTTGAAGGTGGAGGGAAAACTCCTATATTGAATCCTATTGAACTTGAGCAGCTCGGTTTCAAAATTGTGAGCTACCCATTATCTTTGATTGGCGTTTCAATCCGAGCAATGGAG GATGCACTTGCTGCTATAAAAAGTGGGCGTGTTCCTCCTCCTGGAAGCTTGCCATCATTTGATGAAATTAAAGATACACTGGGATTCAACAACTActatgaagaagaaaagagataTAGTATAAATCCTGTTCATCCATCCTATCAAAGCG GTACAGAATATTCGCCTCGAACTACCACTGCTTATAGCACTGAGCTGACAGCTCAAGTAACACCTGAACAAAGCCAAAGAACAGACAATTTGAATGAACCAGTTGTTGAAGTGGTAACTCCATATGTCTATGATAATTACAGTTCAGATGATTCAAGGAATCGTCAGTCCAGAATATTGTCCCGTACACTTAGATTGAAGATTACTGGGAGAGATGGACTCGAGAAGCTTGATGTCAGAATACCG GCTGGTTTCTTGGAAGGTTTGACAAGAGTTATACCAG GCTTGGGAGGTGTCGATATCATGCAAAAGTTGGAGGATGCTTCTGTTGATGACGGCGCCGATAGCGGTAAAATATTGCTCGATCTCAATGATGCCATGGGAGAGAGGATTCAAGTGTTGGTGGAATGA
- the LOC122000725 gene encoding 2,3-dimethylmalate lyase-like isoform X2, with the protein MSSLMGLPSLLLPSQPPPPTLLCSSIQSRHSSPWLLSPWLSSRAPTPQQALPFASPPRRGPSVRSRTTRAAVVVRASAGDSAARELRRILETPGIHQGPACFDALSARLVHRAGFQFCFMSGFSVSAARLGLPDVGLISYGEMVDQGRQITEAVSIPVIGDGDNGYGNAMNVKRTVKGFIQAGFAGIIIEDQVSPKACGHTRGRKVVSREEAVMRIKAAIDARRESGSDIVIVARTDSRQAVSLEESLRRSRAFADIGADVLFIDALASREEMKALCDISPLLPKMANMLEGGGKTPILNPIELEQLGFKIVSYPLSLIGVSIRAMEDALAAIKSGRVPPPGSLPSFDEIKDTLGFNNYYEEEKRYSINPVHPSYQSEYSPRTTTAYSTELTAQVTPEQSQRTDNLNEPVVEVVTPYVYDNYSSDDSRNRQSRILSRTLRLKITGRDGLEKLDVRIPAGFLEGLTRVIPGLGGVDIMQKLEDASVDDGADSGKILLDLNDAMGERIQVLVE; encoded by the exons ATGAGCTCGCTTATGGGTCTCCCGTCCCTTCTCCTCCCTTCCCAGCCGCCTCCACCCACCCTGCTTTGTTCTTCGATCCAGTCTCGCCATTCCTCTCCCTGGCTCCTTTCTCCATGGCTGAGCTCGAGGGCTCCAACTCCACAGCAGGCATTGCCCTTTGCGTCGCCTCCACGCCGAGGGCCCTCCGTTCGCAGCCGCACGACGCGCGCCGCGGTGGTCGTCCGCGCCTCCGCCGGAGATTCCGCGGCGAGGGAGCTCCGGAGGATCCTTGAGACTCCCGGAATCCACCAGGGCCCAGCTTGCTTCGATGCCCTCAGCGCCAGGCTTGTGCATCGGGCAGGGTTCCAATTCTGTTTTATGAGCG GTTTTTCAGTTTCAGCTGCTCGTTTGGGATTGCCTGATGTTGGTCTTATATCTTATGGGGAAATGGTTGATCAAGGACGTCAAATCACTGAAGCTGTATCTATTCCTGTGATTGGCGATGGAGACAATGGTTATGGCAATGCTATGAATGTTAAAAGAACGGTGAAAGGATTTATTCAAGCTGGCTTTGCAGGAATAATTATTGAAGACCAG GTATCACCAAAAGCCTGTGGCCATACTCGTGGAAGGAAAGTAGTCTCTAGAGAGGAAGCAGTTATGCGCATAAAAGCAGCTATTGATGCACGAAGAGAGAGCGGATCTGATATTGTTATAGTAGCACGGACTGATTCTCGCCAAGCTGTATCTTTAGAGGAATCACTAAGGAGATCAAGAGCCTTTGCTGATATTGGAGCTGATGTATTGTTTATTGATGCACTGGCTTCTAGGGAGGAGATGAAGGCTTTGTGTGACATATCTCCTTTACTTCCAAAAATG GCCAACATGCTTGAAGGTGGAGGGAAAACTCCTATATTGAATCCTATTGAACTTGAGCAGCTCGGTTTCAAAATTGTGAGCTACCCATTATCTTTGATTGGCGTTTCAATCCGAGCAATGGAG GATGCACTTGCTGCTATAAAAAGTGGGCGTGTTCCTCCTCCTGGAAGCTTGCCATCATTTGATGAAATTAAAGATACACTGGGATTCAACAACTActatgaagaagaaaagagataTAGTATAAATCCTGTTCATCCATCCTATCAAAGCG AATATTCGCCTCGAACTACCACTGCTTATAGCACTGAGCTGACAGCTCAAGTAACACCTGAACAAAGCCAAAGAACAGACAATTTGAATGAACCAGTTGTTGAAGTGGTAACTCCATATGTCTATGATAATTACAGTTCAGATGATTCAAGGAATCGTCAGTCCAGAATATTGTCCCGTACACTTAGATTGAAGATTACTGGGAGAGATGGACTCGAGAAGCTTGATGTCAGAATACCG GCTGGTTTCTTGGAAGGTTTGACAAGAGTTATACCAG GCTTGGGAGGTGTCGATATCATGCAAAAGTTGGAGGATGCTTCTGTTGATGACGGCGCCGATAGCGGTAAAATATTGCTCGATCTCAATGATGCCATGGGAGAGAGGATTCAAGTGTTGGTGGAATGA
- the LOC122000726 gene encoding probable adenylate kinase 7, mitochondrial yields MAGISRLGDAAGSLARRIFPTPSHRRSFAAAALAEMDYWTEWEEEEELGRHASMVAAETCRERRTRGLQWVFMGIPGVQRSGYATRVAKLLDVPYISMGSLVRQELHPNSSLYKMIVNAMNDGKLVPEEIIFGILSKRLEDGYQRGDSGFILDGIPRTRTQAEILDQIADIDLVVNLKCVQDCFVKKHFGADICSHCGKTSDAIKLESTRKNPCLDTCTCHVQLNSSSAVDMKNHRIEKSLVYTQQIHLLEDYYRKQKKLLDVQVIGSPGQTWQGLLAALNLQHMDTASPSQKLTV; encoded by the exons ATGGCAGGAATTAGTCGCTTGGGTGATGCCGCCGGATCCCTCGCCCGTAGGATCTTCCCGACCCCGTCTCATCGCCGGTCCTTCGCCGCCGCGGCGTTGGCGGAGATGGACTACTGGACGGagtgggaggaggaggaggagcttgGTCGGCACGCTTCCATGGTGGCAGCGGAGACGTGTAGGGAAAGGCGCACTAGGGGGTTGCAGTGGGTGTTCATGGGGATCCCCGGGGTGCAGAGGAGCGGGTACGCGACGCGCGTGGCGAAGCTACTCGACGTGCCTTATATCTCCATGGGTTCACTCGTCCGCCAGGAGCTGCATCCTAATTCCTCCCTCTACAAGATG ATTGTGAATGCCATGAATGATGGAAAACTAGTGCCAGAAGAGATTATATTCGGGATATTATCAAAAAGACTTGAGGACGGATACCAGAGGGGTGATTCTGGATTCATTCTCGATGGAATCCCTCGAACAAGGACGCAAGCT GAGATCCTTGATCAAATAGCTGATATTGATCTGGTAGTAAACTTAAAATGTGTTCAAGACTGCTTTGTGAAGAAACACTTCGGTGCTGATATTTGTTCACACTGTGGGAAGACATCTGATGCTATCAAATTGGAATCAACACGCAAAAATCCATGCTTGGATACATGTACATGCCATgttcaacttaactcatcttcTGCAGTAGATATGAAAAATCACAGAATAGAGAAATCTCTTGTCTACACCCAGCAG ATCCATCTGTTGGAAGACTACTATAGGAAGCAGAAGAAACTTTTGGATGTCCAAGTGATTGGTAGCCCAGGCCAAACCTGGCAGGGGCTTTTGGCTGCACTAAATCTGCAGCATATGGACACTGCCTCTCCTTCCCAGAAGCTCACAGTATGA
- the LOC122001963 gene encoding protein ELF4-LIKE 3-like gives MDRQLLGNGEQVENRVVQRFQRSFVQVQSLLDQNRLLINEINQNHESKIPGNLSRNVGLIRELNDNIRRVVDVYSELSLSFARPTEASPAGNSQFSHKRLRPGQ, from the coding sequence ATGGATCGACAACTTCTTGGAAATGGAGAACAAGTGGAAAATAGAGTGGTGCAGAGGTTCCAGAGGAGCTTTGTGCAAGTGCAGAGCCTCTTGGACCAGAACAGGCTGCTCATCAATGAGATCAACCAGAACCATGAGTCGAAGATCCCCGGAAACCTCAGCCGCAATGTGGGATTGATCAGGGAGCTCAACGACAACATCCGCCGTGTCGTTGACGTCTACTccgagctctccctctccttcgcCAGGCCAACGGAGGCTTCTCCTGCAGGCAACTCACAATTCAGCCACAAGAGACTTAGGCCTGGTCAATGA
- the LOC122000728 gene encoding polygalacturonase QRT3-like has protein sequence MIRSGFAASLALWSVVHVVVFTEGLPMAAAAGRIDSGDDASIEHYYTQHQRTVDAIARRHAAEFSPSPSPSPSSSLLPSKSTSRIFHVTEYGADPTGKADSTAAIGKAIAEACAAATDQWLIPGVNNLGGAEVQLDGGLYLIDEPITLPVGSGNIKIHGGSLRASDEFPTDHYLIELSASQNGNSQTTSSGYNYEYVTLRGLMLDANYRGGGITIVDALRTVIDDCYIVHFASEGVSVHSGHETLIRASFIGQHITAGADPGERNFSGTGINLAGNDNIVTDVVIFSASVGVLVSGQANVLTGVHCYNKANGFGGTGIYLKLPGLTQTRITNCYLDYTSIVAEDPVQLLISGSFFLGNANVVLKSVNGVAKGVDIVDNMFAGGGSGVDIVTLDGNFTSVDQVNVDRNTARGMTVRATAAQAAVAGNGTKWTVDFSTVLLFPDRIGHVQYSLQSDTAFFRHALRNVSGNTVVIESDVAIQATVHVDVNQAPANGVIRV, from the exons ATGATCAGATCAGGCTTCGCGGCGAGTTTAGCCTTATGGTCCGTGGTCCATGTCGTCGTCTTCACGGAGGGGCTTCCGATGGCGGCTGCTGCCGGCCGGATTGACTCCGGTGATGATGCTTCCATCGAACATTACTACACCCAGCACCAAAGGACAGTGGATGCCATTGCTCGCCGCCACGCAGCAGAGTTCAGTCCTTCGCCTTCGCCGTCGCCTTCGTCTTCTCTACTTCCTTCG AAATCTACATCCCGTATCTTCCATGTGACTGAGTACGGCGCGGATCCGACCGGAAAAGCGGATTCTACAGCCGCCATCGGGAAAGCCATCGCCGAAGCTTGCGCCGCCGCAACAGATCAATGGCTTATCCCCGGAGTGAATAATCTCGGTGGTGCCGAGGTGCAGTTGGACGGCGGCTTGTACTTGATCGACGAGCCCATTACTTTACCCGTCGGTAGTGGAAATATCAAG ATCCATGGCGGCAGCCTCCGGGCGTCTGACGAATTCCCGACGGACCATTACCTGATCGAACTATCGGCATCTCAAAACGGCAACAGCCAAACCACCTCCTCCGGTTACAACTACGAGTACGTCACGCTGCGCGGCCTCATGCTCGACGCCAACTACAGAGGCGGCGGCATCACCATCGTCGACGCCCTCCGCACCGTCATCGACGACTGCTACATCGTCCACTTTGCCTCCGAGGGCGTTTCCGTCCACTCCGGCCATGAGACCCTCATCCGTGCCTCCTTCATCGGCCAGCACATCACCGCCGGCGCTGACCCAGGCGAGAGGAACTTCTCCGGCACGGGGATCAACCTCGCCGGAAACGACAACATCGTCACAGACGTGGTCATATTCTCCGCCTCCGTCGGTGTCCTCGTGTCCGGCCAGGCCAACGTCCTCACCGGCGTCCACTGTTACAACAAGGCCAACGGGTTCGGTGGGACCGGGATTTATTTGAAATTGCCCGGTCTAACCCAGACCCGGATCACCAATTGCTACTTGGATTACACGAGTATCGTGGCCGAGGATCCGGTCCAATTGCTCATCTCCGGTTCGTTCTTCCTGGGCAACGCCAACGTGGTGCTCAAGTCAGTGAACGGCGTGGCGAAGGGCGTGGACATCGTCGACAACATGTTCGCCGGCGGAGGTAGCGGAGTCGACATCGTGACACTGGACGGGAACTTCACCAGCGTCGACCAGGTGAATGTGGACCGGAACACGGCCAGGGGGATGACGGTTCGGGCGACGGCGGCGCAGGCGGCGGTGGCCGGGAACGGGACGAAGTGGACGGTCGACTTCTCGACCGTGCTGCTGTTCCCCGATCGGATCGGGCACGTGCAGTACTCGCTGCAGTCGGACACCGCGTTCTTCAGGCACGCCTTGCGGAACGTGTCGGGGAACACCGTGGTGATCGAGAGCGACGTGGCGATACAGGCTACGGTCCACGTGGACGTGAATCAGGCTCCGGCCAATGGCGTGATCCGAGTCTGA
- the LOC122000729 gene encoding choline-phosphate cytidylyltransferase 2-like: protein MADPKRKTAAEDHEVSAKAELVGHKVDAEFEPEANKKDAKQAEAGEGDRPVRVYADGIYDLFHFGHARSLEQAKKAFPNTYLLVGCCNDEITHKYKGKTVMTESERYESLRHCKWVDEVIPDAPWVITQEFLDKHKIDYVAHDSLPYADASGAGKDVYEFVKAAGKFKETKRTEGISTSDLLMRIVKDYNQYVMRNLARGYTRKELGVSYMKEKRLRVNMEFEKLYDKVKEKQEKVGKKLSVLHDEWVENADRWVVGFLEKFEEGCHQMGTVIKERIQESLLKGQKEFSLLYYDEEED from the exons ATGGCCGACCCGAAGCGCAAGACGGCAGCGGAGGATCACGAGGTGTCGGCGAAGGCGGAGTTAGTGGGCCACAAGGTGGACGCCGAGTTTGAGCCTGAGGCGAACAAGAAGGATGCCAAGCAGGCGGAGGCCGGAGAGGGTGATAGGCCCGTCCGAGTCTACGCCGACGGAATCTACGATCTCTTCCATTTCGGCCACGCCAGATCCCTCGAACAGGCGAAGAAAGC GTTTCCAAACACATATCTTCTTGTGGGTTGTTGCAACGACGAAATAACGCATAAATACAAAGGAAAGACTGTCATGACAGAATCTGAGCGTTATGAGTCACTGCGTCACTGCAA ATGGGTTGATGAAGTTATACCTGATGCACCTTGGGTAATCACACAGGAGTTCCTTGACAAACACAAGATTGATTACGTAGCTCATGATTCTCTCCC ATATGCTGATGCAAGTGGAGCTGGCAAAGATGTATATGAATTT GTTAAAGCTGCTGggaaatttaaagaaactaaacggACAGAAGGAATTTCTACATCTGATCTATTAATGAGGATAGTTAAAGATTACAACCAGTATGTGATGCGTAACTTGGCAAGGGGATATACAAGGAAGGAACTAGGTGTCAGCTATATGAAG GAAAAACGTTTGAGGGTGAACATGGAATTTGAGAAGTTGTATGACAAAGTTAAAGAGAAGCAAGAAAAAGTAGGGAAGAAG TTGAGCGTGCTTCATGATGAGTGGGTGGAAAATGCAGATCGCTGGGTTGTTGGTTTTCTTGagaagttcgaggaaggttgtcATCAAATG GGAACTGTGATCAAGGAGCGAATTCAGGAGAGCCTTTTGAAGGGGCAAAAAGAATTTAGTTTGTTGTATTACGATGAGGAGGAGGATTAG